From a single bacterium genomic region:
- a CDS encoding AMP-binding protein, which translates to MILHHAFIKSAKARGNKLAIIDCTTERNVTYSKALIASLMLAKYLHRYKEGFIGIMIPTSAGAILSTLGTVMAGKVPVMINYSTGAAENCEYAQAKCGFRTVITSRALVEKIGCRLVPGMIFIEDI; encoded by the coding sequence ATGATTCTTCATCACGCATTCATCAAGTCAGCGAAAGCGAGGGGGAACAAGCTGGCGATCATCGACTGCACCACAGAGCGCAACGTCACCTATTCAAAAGCGCTGATCGCCTCTCTGATGCTCGCCAAGTATCTCCATCGCTACAAAGAGGGGTTCATCGGCATCATGATCCCGACCTCGGCCGGCGCCATCCTGTCCACGCTGGGCACGGTTATGGCCGGCAAAGTGCCGGTCATGATCAACTACTCCACAGGGGCGGCGGAGAATTGCGAGTACGCTCAGGCTAAATGCGGTTTTCGTACCGTCATCACCTCGCGCGCGCTGGTGGAAAAAATAGGCTGCCGGCTGGTCCCGGGCATGATCTTTATCGAAGACATT